The Bos taurus isolate L1 Dominette 01449 registration number 42190680 breed Hereford chromosome 13, ARS-UCD2.0, whole genome shotgun sequence genome contains a region encoding:
- the PCED1A gene encoding PC-esterase domain-containing protein 1A isoform 1 (isoform 1 is encoded by transcript variant 1) has protein sequence MVFCLENEEPCRPQRSNMVRFQASEVQQLLHNKFVVILGDSIQRSVYKDLVLLLQKDSLLTAAQLKAKGELSFEQDQLVAGGQLGELHNGTQYREVRQFCSGSGHHLVRFYFLTRVYSEYLEGVLEELTYGPAPDLVIINSCLWDLSRYGRCSMESYRENLERVFVRMDQVLPDSCLLVWNMAMPLGERITGGFLLPELQPLAGSLRRDVVEGNFYSATLAGDHCFDVLDLHFHFRHAVRHRHRDGVHWDQHAHRHLSHLLLTHVADAWGVELPKRDYPHDPWIKDWPEPDHLFQGSQGQPSDFGEQPALPPLSPLPPPMPFPYPLPQPSLPPLFPPLPQEPPFFPGQPFPPCEFFNFNPMEDFSIPPHLGCGPGVNFVPGPVPPPVPSPVRHGQHQGLAVHRGMSRCVHNSPYHVPRMGAPCRQRPRHSDRLIHTYKLDRRPHAHSGTWPG, from the exons ATGGTCTTCTGTCTGGAGAACGAGGAGCCGTGCCGCCCGCAGCGAAGCAACATGGTCCGTTTCCAGGCCTCGGAAGTCCAGCAGCTGCTACACAACAAGTTCGTGGTCATCTTGGGGGACTCAA TCCAGCGGTCTGTGTATAAAGACCTGGTGCTCCTGCTCCAGAAAGACTCACTGCTCACAGCTGCCCAGCTGAAAGCCAAG GGGGAGCTGAGCTTTGAACAGGACCAGCTGGTCGCTGGGGGTCAGCTGGGCGAGCTGCACAACGGGACACAGTACCGGGAGGTCCGCCAGTTCTGCTCGGGTTCTGGCCACCACCTTGTACGCTTCTACTTCCTCACCCGCGTTTACTCCGAGTACCTCGAGGGAGTCCTGGAGGAGCTGACATATGGGCCTGCCCCGGACCTGGTGATCATCAACTCCTGCCTCTGGGATCTCTCCAg GTATGGCCGCTGCTCAATGGAGAGCTACCGAGAGAACCTGGAGCGAGTGTTCGTGCGCATGGACCAGGTGTTGCCAGATTCCTGCCTGCTGGTGTGGAACATGGCAATGCCCCTAGGAGAGCGTATCACTGGGGGTTTCCTTCTGCCTGAG CTCCAGCCCCTGGCAGGCTCTCTGCGGCGGGATGTGGTTGAAGGGAACTTCTACAGTGCTACTCTGGCTGGGGACCACTGCTTTGATGTCTTAgacctccactttcactttcggcATGCAGTACGGCACCGTCACCGGGATGGTGTCCATTGGGACCAGCATGCCCACCGCCACCTCTCACATTTGCTTCTGACCCATGTGGCCGATGCCTGGGGTGTGGAGCTGCCCAAGCGTGACTATCCCCATG ACCCATGGATTAAAGACTGGCCAGAGCCGGATCATCTCTTCCAGGGGAGCCAGGGGCAGCCCTCAGACTTCGGGGAGCAGCCGGCCTTGCCCCCACTCTCTCCCTTACCTCCTCCCATGCCTTTTCCCTATCCTCTTCCTCAGCCTTCCCTACCTCCACTGTTTCCACCCCTGCCCCAAGAACCCCCTTTTTTCCCAGGCCAGCCCTTCCCACCCTGTGAATTCTTCAATTTTAATCCAATGGAAGACTTCTCGATACCACCCCACTTAG GATGTGGCCCTGGAGTGAACTTTGTGCCTGGCCCCGTGCCTCCTCCAGTCCCCAGCCCTGTCCGCCATGGTCAGCACCAGGGCTTGGCTGTCCACCGGGGGATGTCACGCTGTGTTCACAACAGCCCCTACCATGTGCCGAGGATGGGGGCGCCCTGCAGGCAGCGTCCAAGACACTCAGACAGGCTGATCCACACATACAAACTGGATAGACGACCTCATGCCCATTCGGGTACATGGCCGGGGTAG
- the PCED1A gene encoding PC-esterase domain-containing protein 1A isoform 2 (isoform 2 is encoded by transcript variant 2), whose amino-acid sequence MVFCLENEEPCRPQRSNMVRFQASEVQQLLHNKFVVILGDSIQRSVYKDLVLLLQKDSLLTAAQLKAKYLEGVLEELTYGPAPDLVIINSCLWDLSRYGRCSMESYRENLERVFVRMDQVLPDSCLLVWNMAMPLGERITGGFLLPELQPLAGSLRRDVVEGNFYSATLAGDHCFDVLDLHFHFRHAVRHRHRDGVHWDQHAHRHLSHLLLTHVADAWGVELPKRDYPHDPWIKDWPEPDHLFQGSQGQPSDFGEQPALPPLSPLPPPMPFPYPLPQPSLPPLFPPLPQEPPFFPGQPFPPCEFFNFNPMEDFSIPPHLGCGPGVNFVPGPVPPPVPSPVRHGQHQGLAVHRGMSRCVHNSPYHVPRMGAPCRQRPRHSDRLIHTYKLDRRPHAHSGTWPG is encoded by the exons ATGGTCTTCTGTCTGGAGAACGAGGAGCCGTGCCGCCCGCAGCGAAGCAACATGGTCCGTTTCCAGGCCTCGGAAGTCCAGCAGCTGCTACACAACAAGTTCGTGGTCATCTTGGGGGACTCAA TCCAGCGGTCTGTGTATAAAGACCTGGTGCTCCTGCTCCAGAAAGACTCACTGCTCACAGCTGCCCAGCTGAAAGCCAAG TACCTCGAGGGAGTCCTGGAGGAGCTGACATATGGGCCTGCCCCGGACCTGGTGATCATCAACTCCTGCCTCTGGGATCTCTCCAg GTATGGCCGCTGCTCAATGGAGAGCTACCGAGAGAACCTGGAGCGAGTGTTCGTGCGCATGGACCAGGTGTTGCCAGATTCCTGCCTGCTGGTGTGGAACATGGCAATGCCCCTAGGAGAGCGTATCACTGGGGGTTTCCTTCTGCCTGAG CTCCAGCCCCTGGCAGGCTCTCTGCGGCGGGATGTGGTTGAAGGGAACTTCTACAGTGCTACTCTGGCTGGGGACCACTGCTTTGATGTCTTAgacctccactttcactttcggcATGCAGTACGGCACCGTCACCGGGATGGTGTCCATTGGGACCAGCATGCCCACCGCCACCTCTCACATTTGCTTCTGACCCATGTGGCCGATGCCTGGGGTGTGGAGCTGCCCAAGCGTGACTATCCCCATG ACCCATGGATTAAAGACTGGCCAGAGCCGGATCATCTCTTCCAGGGGAGCCAGGGGCAGCCCTCAGACTTCGGGGAGCAGCCGGCCTTGCCCCCACTCTCTCCCTTACCTCCTCCCATGCCTTTTCCCTATCCTCTTCCTCAGCCTTCCCTACCTCCACTGTTTCCACCCCTGCCCCAAGAACCCCCTTTTTTCCCAGGCCAGCCCTTCCCACCCTGTGAATTCTTCAATTTTAATCCAATGGAAGACTTCTCGATACCACCCCACTTAG GATGTGGCCCTGGAGTGAACTTTGTGCCTGGCCCCGTGCCTCCTCCAGTCCCCAGCCCTGTCCGCCATGGTCAGCACCAGGGCTTGGCTGTCCACCGGGGGATGTCACGCTGTGTTCACAACAGCCCCTACCATGTGCCGAGGATGGGGGCGCCCTGCAGGCAGCGTCCAAGACACTCAGACAGGCTGATCCACACATACAAACTGGATAGACGACCTCATGCCCATTCGGGTACATGGCCGGGGTAG
- the PCED1A gene encoding PC-esterase domain-containing protein 1A isoform 3 (isoform 3 is encoded by transcript variant 3), protein MESYRENLERVFVRMDQVLPDSCLLVWNMAMPLGERITGGFLLPELQPLAGSLRRDVVEGNFYSATLAGDHCFDVLDLHFHFRHAVRHRHRDGVHWDQHAHRHLSHLLLTHVADAWGVELPKRDYPHDPWIKDWPEPDHLFQGSQGQPSDFGEQPALPPLSPLPPPMPFPYPLPQPSLPPLFPPLPQEPPFFPGQPFPPCEFFNFNPMEDFSIPPHLGCGPGVNFVPGPVPPPVPSPVRHGQHQGLAVHRGMSRCVHNSPYHVPRMGAPCRQRPRHSDRLIHTYKLDRRPHAHSGTWPG, encoded by the exons ATGGAGAGCTACCGAGAGAACCTGGAGCGAGTGTTCGTGCGCATGGACCAGGTGTTGCCAGATTCCTGCCTGCTGGTGTGGAACATGGCAATGCCCCTAGGAGAGCGTATCACTGGGGGTTTCCTTCTGCCTGAG CTCCAGCCCCTGGCAGGCTCTCTGCGGCGGGATGTGGTTGAAGGGAACTTCTACAGTGCTACTCTGGCTGGGGACCACTGCTTTGATGTCTTAgacctccactttcactttcggcATGCAGTACGGCACCGTCACCGGGATGGTGTCCATTGGGACCAGCATGCCCACCGCCACCTCTCACATTTGCTTCTGACCCATGTGGCCGATGCCTGGGGTGTGGAGCTGCCCAAGCGTGACTATCCCCATG ACCCATGGATTAAAGACTGGCCAGAGCCGGATCATCTCTTCCAGGGGAGCCAGGGGCAGCCCTCAGACTTCGGGGAGCAGCCGGCCTTGCCCCCACTCTCTCCCTTACCTCCTCCCATGCCTTTTCCCTATCCTCTTCCTCAGCCTTCCCTACCTCCACTGTTTCCACCCCTGCCCCAAGAACCCCCTTTTTTCCCAGGCCAGCCCTTCCCACCCTGTGAATTCTTCAATTTTAATCCAATGGAAGACTTCTCGATACCACCCCACTTAG GATGTGGCCCTGGAGTGAACTTTGTGCCTGGCCCCGTGCCTCCTCCAGTCCCCAGCCCTGTCCGCCATGGTCAGCACCAGGGCTTGGCTGTCCACCGGGGGATGTCACGCTGTGTTCACAACAGCCCCTACCATGTGCCGAGGATGGGGGCGCCCTGCAGGCAGCGTCCAAGACACTCAGACAGGCTGATCCACACATACAAACTGGATAGACGACCTCATGCCCATTCGGGTACATGGCCGGGGTAG
- the TMEM239 gene encoding transmembrane protein 239: MQQLRMETDAIGAGEGPQRAVPWSAWVSREGWVRWCMCHVPPSWTQWWTTSGWRQPLQRVLWGLEGVLYLLLALMLCHALFTTGSHLLSSLWPVAAAVWRHLLPAVLLLLLSALPALLFTASFLLLFSTLLSLVGLLTSMSHPGNAQDLDQ, encoded by the coding sequence ATGCAGCAGCTACGAATGGAGACAGATGCCATCGGGGCCGGTGAGGGGCCGCAGCGTGCGGTGCCCTGGTCAGCCTGGGTCTCTCGGGAGGGCTGGGTGCGCTGGTGCATGTGTCACGTGCCCCCGAGCTGGACCCAGTGGTGGACTACATCTGGCTGGCGGCAGCCACTGCAGCGTGTGCTGTGGGGTCTGGAGGGGGTCCTCTACCTGCTGCTGGCCCTGATGCTGTGTCACGCGCTCTTCACCACCGGCTCCCACCTCCTGAGCTCCCTGTGGCCCGTGGCGGCTGCGGTGTGGCGCCATCTGCTGCCggctgtcctgctgctgctgctcagtgcCCTCCCTGCGCTGCTCTTCACCGCCTCCTTCCTGCTGCTGTTTTCCACACTACTGAGCCTCGTGGGCCTCCTCACCTCCATGTCTCACCCAGGCAACGCTCAGGACTTAGACCAATAG
- the C13H20orf141 gene encoding uncharacterized protein C20orf141 homolog: MTHLCLPRPEAAVSPTPGPPRGMGAGEGSASPVGPCVSPWGPSWAQVLDSVLGLGALGLTIRAIFSTTGPALLLLLLLVSFLAFDMLHRPAGPTWSQHTHLTRGQSQGAGEGPEQQEAPPAVAVAGRLSLQEALLLLCLGAGLLLGARGVPLTLLALAFCLHPWT, from the exons atgacccacctctgCTTACCCAGGCCCGAAGCTGCTGTTTCTCCTACCCCAGGCCCTCCCAGGGGCATGGGTGCAGGGGAGGGATCAGCTAGTCCAGTGGGTCCGTGTGTGTCCCCCTGGGGCCCTAGCTGGGCCCAGGTCCTGGATAGTGTCCTCGGACTGGGGGCACTGGGGCTGACAATTCGGGCCATCTTTTCCACAACTGGcccagccttgctgctgctgctgctactggtcAGCTTCCTGGCCTTCGACATGCTCCACCG GCCTGCAGGTCCCACCTGGTCACAGCACACACATCTCACAAGAGGCCAGAGTCAGGGGGCCGGCGAGGGTCCGGAACAGCAGGAGGCTCCACCCGCAGTGGCAGTCGCAGGACGACTCAGCCTCCAGGAGGCTCTGTTGCTGCTGTGCCTGGGCGCAGGGTTGCTCCTGGGAGCCCGCGGTGTGCCCTTGACCCTGCTTGCCCTTGCTTTTTGCCTTCATCCTTGGACTTGA